The stretch of DNA CTGACCGGCCTTTACGCCCTTGTCTGCGGCCAGCGCTTCAACCGCAGAAACAAGTGCACGGTTCTTGTCGAAATTGTCGTCGCTGAAACGCGGCAGCATGTTGCGCATGTCGCCCTTGCCCAGATCATCTTTCGATAGAGCACCTGTGAGGAAGCCCCGGCCCAAGGGTGAGAAGGGAACAAAGCCAATGCCCAGTTCCGCACAGACCGGCAGCACGTGCTCCTCTACGTCCCGTGTCCACAAGGAGTATTCAGACTGAACCGCGCTGATGGGATGCACCGCATGCGCCCGGCGGATGGTCTTGGAAGAAATTTCACACAGACCCAGATGTTTCACTTTGCCTTCGCTCACCAGCTCAGACATGGCGCCCACCGTGTCTTCGATGGGTACATCGGGATCAAGCCGGTGCATGTAATAGAGGTCGATGTGGTCCAGCCCCAGTCGCGTGAGGCTGGCCTCGCAAGCCTGCTTCACATAGGCCGGATCGCACTGCACGCCCATCGGCTTTCCGTCCTTGCCCGGAACGATCGCAAATTTGGTCGCCAGCTGAACCTGATCACGATGTGGCTTGAGAACACGCCCCACCAGCTCTTCGTTGTGGCCCGCGCCATAGGCGTCAGCGGTGTCGAAAAATGTGATGCCAAGGTCCAGCGCCTTGAGCAGTGTCGCTTCTGATTCAGCCAGGTCCGCCTGGCCATAGGATTGCGACATCCCCATGCAGCCAAGCCCCTGTGCGGAGACCTCAAGCGAAGTGCCAAGTGTGCGTCTGTTCATGAGCCCCATCCCGATAAAGTGACCGTAGGTCAGTTGACTAAGAAATAGGGTCTGCGCCGTATCGATGCAAGGCCGCACCGTTCTCGGTCAGCCAGATTTTTGCTCGCTCGATGTTATCGATACGGGTTTGGACCAGCTTCCAGAAGTTAGGCCCGTGATTGTGCTCAATCAGATGGGCCGCTTCATGGGCGGCTACATAATCCAGCGCATAGGGCGGTGCAAAAATCAGCCGCCAGGAATAGTTGATGACGCGACTGGTGGAACATGACCCCCACCGGCTGGCCGTATCTCGCAAGGTGATACGCGCCGGCGATGTGCCGTAGGCGGCTGCATGGGCCAGCGTGGCGTCTTCCAGATCGCGTCGCGCCTCACGTTTCAGCCAGTCGGTCACACGTCGGTTGATGTGAGCGGTGTCTCCAGAGACAAGCAGTCGCGCCGGACCGTCACTGTTGGCAAAAAGCGGCAAGTCTGAATCGGTGTTGATTTGTGGCCCTTCAATACGGACAGGCGCGCGCGCGCGCCCCTCGCGGTCATGCACAATCACATGCGGATCACCGCGCACAGGAATAACCGCCCCGTCCGCAAAAGGCACAGGCTCAGGCAAATCCTCCAGCCGTTCAGCGACCCATGCTTCGTGCTTTTGTGCAAAGGCCAGGGCTTTGGAAAAACCACGAATGGAGGGGCTCGTAATAGTGACTTCCCGCCGGACCGGGTCGACCTTGAGGATCATGCGCCGTGCTCGCTTGTTGGCCTTGAGCACAACGCCAACCTCACGGCCCGCCACCATCATGGTGGCCCGCTGGGTCGTATCGCTTTTGGTCACGGGCTTGTTCACGGGTGTCCTGCCGGGGTGTGCTGCGGGTATGGTCAGGTCGAATCGCCCCAGTTTAAGAGATCGCCATGACCATGCCACGCTTTCACCTTGCCTTCCCGGTTGATGATCTGGCGCGCGCCCGCGCGTTTTACGGGGGCCTACTAGGCTGCGCCGAGGGCAGATCCTCAGAAAGTTGGGTGGATTTCGATTTTCACGGCCATCAGATCGTCGCGCATCTGGCGCCTGTTGAAGCAGGCCGTGCGGCCACCAATGCCGTGGACGGTGACAACGTACCGGTACGTCATTTCGGTCTGATCCTCGCCTGGGATCAATGGGAAGCGCTGTCTGACAGACTTAAGCAGGCCAACACTGACTTCATCATTGAGCCGCATATCCGCTTCAAAGATCAGCCTGGCGAGCAGGCGACCATGTTCTTCCTCGACCCCGCGGGAAACGCTCTGGAGTTCAAAGCCTTCCGCGATGACGCTGATATTTTTGCGAAATAGGCAGCCGGTCTGGAGGCCCCACGCCTCTAGAGATATTGGCGCAGCCGTGCCGCCATCCGGTCCGGCAGTGTTTCGTGAGTGAAGTTGGCCAGGAACGTGTTGTCTTCACTCATCAGATACACAACGGATGAGTGGTCCATGGTGTATCCCGCAGTTGAAGAGGCATCCTCCACCTTGCGGAAATACACCTTGTAGGCCTTTGCCGCCGCTTCAATCTGTTCCGGTGTGCCCGTGAGGCCGACGAAATTCTCGCCGAAATGCTCAACATAGGCGGCCATGGTTTCCGGGTCGTCACGCTCCGGGTCCACCGTCACGAAAATCGGCGTAAACGCGTCTGCATCGTCGCCCAGCTCTTCCAGGGCCACCGACATCACCTGAAGCGCGGTCGGACAGACGTCCGGGCAGTAGGTAAAGCCAAAATAGATGAGCGTTTTCTTGCCGGCAAAATCAGCATCCGTTACCGGCTCACCCGCCTGATTAACCAATTCGAAGGGCCCGCCGATATTGGGCACCCCTGATGACCGGACCGGTGCAGAGGCTGAAATATCCACCACCTGCGGTGACCGAAGGCCGCCAGTCATCAAAAGTCCAATGGCCGTGAGAGCCACAACAGCGGTGGCGGCTGTGGCTACAAGCAGAAGTCGGTTCATGGTCGGTTCAGCCTTTGTTACGCACTCTGCCATCCATCAGGACGCTTGACGTCCCAGGAGCGGCGTGGCTTTTAACACCTATGCAGGCACCCCGAATGGTGTGTCTGTCGCTCGAATATCACGAGATTAGTACGTTCAGGACCCAGGATCATGCAGACCAAGCGTCGCACACGCGATTGTGTTTCCGCCAAAACCCCGGTGACAATACTCGCAACACTTGTCCTTTCCGTTTTTGTGGCTCTTGCGGCAACACCTGCATCCGCCCAGCTCGTGGATGAGAACGAAATGGTTGTAGCCATCCGATCTGGTGATCTGGCGCAGGTTGAAGAAGCGTTTCTTGCCGGCCTGAGCGCCAATGAGCGCAGCATCAGAGGTCTTCCAGCCCTCATCGAAGCCGTTCGTACCGGCAAGCGTGAGATCGTGGAGTTGATGCTCGAACGCAAAGCACGGGTGAATGTTCCAGGACGTCGTGAGGGTGTGACGGCTTTGGAGGAGTCTGTTCGTATCAACCGCCCCGACCTCGCGCAGATATTGATTGATGCCGGTGCAGACGTCGATAAGACGGGCAAGAATGGCCAGACCCCGCTGATGCTCGCTGCCAAATTGGGCCATGCCAATGTGGTGCAAGTCTTGATCGATGCAGACGCCTATCTCAATGACACAGACCCCACCGGTCGCACGCCGCTTGAGCTGGCTCAGGAACGCCGTCACCGGCACACGGTCGAGCTGTTGATTGCAGCTGGCGCTGAATAATCCGCCCAGATCCGACCATCAGGCTTGCCAGCTCATGGTGAGTGCGTATATCGCAAAGCATGGCCTCAAAACTGCCCAAGCGCGGAACACTCCCTCCTCCTGCTGAAAACAAGCCATGGCATCATCTGCCAGATGGCCGTTTTCGCAATCCGCCCGGTAGCCCCAATCGCACCGCGGGCCTCAAGGACATGCTGCCATTCATGGAGCGCATGTTCCGTCACAGTTTTCGCGACATTGATGTGCCCGATCACCATGTGGTGCCGCGCCCACAGGCACTTGCTGCTCTCAAGAAAGCACGCGATCCCGCAAATGCTGATCGCGGTGTGGTGACCTGGCTTGGACACGCCTCGTTCATGTTGCGGATCGCCGGCAAAACCATACTGACCGATCCCTACCTCACGACCTATGCGGGCCCGGTTGGCTTTGGGCCCAAGCGCTATGTGCCATCCGGTATCGCCATCCGCGACCTGCCACCCATTGATGTGCTGGCGATCAGTCACAATCACTATGACCATCTGGACGAAACCGCCCTGCACAGACTGCCGGGCAAGGACACGATGACTGTGGTAGCTCCCTTGGGGTTGGGAGACTTTTTCCGGG from Pyruvatibacter sp. HU-CL02332 encodes:
- a CDS encoding aldo/keto reductase, with product MNRRTLGTSLEVSAQGLGCMGMSQSYGQADLAESEATLLKALDLGITFFDTADAYGAGHNEELVGRVLKPHRDQVQLATKFAIVPGKDGKPMGVQCDPAYVKQACEASLTRLGLDHIDLYYMHRLDPDVPIEDTVGAMSELVSEGKVKHLGLCEISSKTIRRAHAVHPISAVQSEYSLWTRDVEEHVLPVCAELGIGFVPFSPLGRGFLTGALSKDDLGKGDMRNMLPRFSDDNFDKNRALVSAVEALAADKGVKAGQIALAWVMSQSDGIVPIPGTKRRKYLEENAAADAVDLTTDDMAKLDAIFGGDAVTGERYPQAIMDTVEKD
- a CDS encoding SprT family zinc-dependent metalloprotease — its product is MNKPVTKSDTTQRATMMVAGREVGVVLKANKRARRMILKVDPVRREVTITSPSIRGFSKALAFAQKHEAWVAERLEDLPEPVPFADGAVIPVRGDPHVIVHDREGRARAPVRIEGPQINTDSDLPLFANSDGPARLLVSGDTAHINRRVTDWLKREARRDLEDATLAHAAAYGTSPARITLRDTASRWGSCSTSRVINYSWRLIFAPPYALDYVAAHEAAHLIEHNHGPNFWKLVQTRIDNIERAKIWLTENGAALHRYGADPIS
- a CDS encoding VOC family protein, which produces MTMPRFHLAFPVDDLARARAFYGGLLGCAEGRSSESWVDFDFHGHQIVAHLAPVEAGRAATNAVDGDNVPVRHFGLILAWDQWEALSDRLKQANTDFIIEPHIRFKDQPGEQATMFFLDPAGNALEFKAFRDDADIFAK
- a CDS encoding SCO family protein, with the protein product MNRLLLVATAATAVVALTAIGLLMTGGLRSPQVVDISASAPVRSSGVPNIGGPFELVNQAGEPVTDADFAGKKTLIYFGFTYCPDVCPTALQVMSVALEELGDDADAFTPIFVTVDPERDDPETMAAYVEHFGENFVGLTGTPEQIEAAAKAYKVYFRKVEDASSTAGYTMDHSSVVYLMSEDNTFLANFTHETLPDRMAARLRQYL
- a CDS encoding ankyrin repeat domain-containing protein → MQTKRRTRDCVSAKTPVTILATLVLSVFVALAATPASAQLVDENEMVVAIRSGDLAQVEEAFLAGLSANERSIRGLPALIEAVRTGKREIVELMLERKARVNVPGRREGVTALEESVRINRPDLAQILIDAGADVDKTGKNGQTPLMLAAKLGHANVVQVLIDADAYLNDTDPTGRTPLELAQERRHRHTVELLIAAGAE
- a CDS encoding MBL fold metallo-hydrolase: MASKLPKRGTLPPPAENKPWHHLPDGRFRNPPGSPNRTAGLKDMLPFMERMFRHSFRDIDVPDHHVVPRPQALAALKKARDPANADRGVVTWLGHASFMLRIAGKTILTDPYLTTYAGPVGFGPKRYVPSGIAIRDLPPIDVLAISHNHYDHLDETALHRLPGKDTMTVVAPLGLGDFFRERGFKFVVDMDWYQSLTMNDLTIKALPCVHWSRRSGLDTNKSLWAAFSFEGPEGRVFFGGDTAYGPVFEEIGTREGPFDLGLIGIGAYEPRKIMKASHANPEEAVQIGIDIGARTLVGMHWGTVVLTEEPPFEPPVRFEAAGRERGFADDDIWIMRIGETRFLPVRRPGNI